A genomic region of Penaeus vannamei isolate JL-2024 chromosome 42, ASM4276789v1, whole genome shotgun sequence contains the following coding sequences:
- the LOC113830393 gene encoding UPF0449 protein C19orf25, which yields MFKSKKKSKLPARPSPPSWEEMEEDLRVVAKEDFIFALKAESEEKEEIEKVNNGAEEGEDVTETHVFAQAVTFVEKNDELVHNMRRLDEAREKLEDVSSSLEKTVAKVKEQALVAMDGY from the exons aTGTTTAAGTCCAAGAAGAAGTCGAAGCTGCCCGCCAGGCCCAGCCCTCCCTcgtgggaagagatggaggaggacctTCGCGTCGTGGCCAAGGAGGACTTCATCTTCGCCCTCAAGGCCGAGTCGGAAG AAAAGGAGGAAATTGAGAAGGTCAACAATGGAGCAGAAGAAGGTGAAGATGTCACAGAGACACATGTCTTTGCACAGGCTGTCACGTTTGTGGAGAAGAATGATGAGCTAGTACACAACATGAGGCGTTTGGATGAGGCCAGAGAAAAGTTGGAGGACGTCAGCAGCAGCTTAGAGAAGACAGTGGCTAAAGTGAAAGAACAGGCGCTGGTGGCCATGGATGGATACTGA
- the mago gene encoding protein mago nashi homolog gives MGSNDFYIRYYVGHKGKFGHEFLEFEFRPDGKLRYANNSNYKNDVMIRKEAYVHRCVMEELKRIIDDSEIMQEDDALWPQPDRVGRQELEIVIGDEHISFTTSKIGSLVDVNNSKDPDGLRCFYYLVQDLKCLVFSLIGLHFKIKPI, from the exons ATGGGCTCCAACGACTTCTATATCCGGTATTATGTCGGCCACAAAGGCAAATTTGGACACGAATTCCTTGAGTTTGAGTTTAGACCAGATG GCAAGCTTCGATATGCCAACAACTCCAACTACAAGAATGATGTTATGATCCGTAAAGAG GCATATGTTCATAGATGTGTCATGGAAGAGCTCAAGAGAATCATTGATGACTCGGAGATCATGCAGGAAGATGACGCACTTTGGCCACAGCCTGACCGTGTGGGCAGGCAGGAGCTAGAGATTGTCATTGGTGATGAACACATCTCCTTCACTACCTCCAAGATTGGCTCCCTCGTCGATGTTAATAACTCCAA AGACCCAGATGGTTTGAGATGCTTCTATTACCTTGTGCAGGACTTGAAGTGCCTGGTGTTCTCATTGATTGGTCTCCACTTTAAGATCAAGCCCATTTAA